The Streptococcus viridans genome contains the following window.
GTGGTTTCAGCCAACGTATGGTTGAAGAATTGGCTGAATTCTCAGGTGTTCCAGTATGGAATGGTTTGACTGACGAATGGCACCCAACTCAAATGCTTGCAGACTACTTGACTGTTCAAGAAAACTTTGGACGCCTTGAAGGTTTGACACTTGTGTACTGTGGTGACGGACGTAACAACGTTGCAAACAGCCTTCTTGTAACAGGTGCAATCCTTGGTGTGAACGTACACATCTTCTCACCAAAAGAACTCTTCCCAGAACAAGAAATTGTTGAATTGGCAGAAGGATTCGCAAAAGAAAGTGGCGCTCATATCTTGATCACTGAAGATGCTGACGAAGCTGTGAAAGGTGCAGATGTACTTTACACTGACGTTTGGGTATCTATGGGTGAAGAAGACAAATTTGCAGAACGCGTTGCCCTTTTGAAACCTTACCAAGTGAACATGGAATTGGTTAAGAAAGCTGATAACGAAGACTTGATCTTCTTGCACTGCTTGCCAGCTTTCCACGACACAAACACTGTTTATGGTAAAGATGTTGCTGAAAAATTCGGCGTAAAAGAAATGGAAGTTACTGATGAAGTGTTCCGTAGCAAATATGCTCGCCACTTTGACCAAGCTGAAAACCGTATGCACACAATCAAAGCGGTTATGGCAGCTACTCTTGGTAACTTGTACATTCCAAAAGTTTAAGACTTTATAACCGTATACCAACAGCTATAGGGGCTGGACTGCTAGCTTTAGTCCTGCCCCTATTTTTTATAGAAAGGGAAAACCTATGTCAAGAAAAATCGTCGTTGCTTTGGGAGGAAATGCCATTCTCTCATCTGATCCTTCTGCAAAAGCTCAACAAGAAGCACTTGTAGAAACAGCAAAACACTTAGTGAAATTGATTAAAAATGGGGATGACTTGATCGTCACTCACGGAAATGGTCCTCAAGTAGGAAACCTCTTGCTCCAACACTTGGCTGCAGATTCTGAAAAGAACCCAGCGTTCCCATTGGATTCATTAGTTGCTATGACCGAAGGAAGCATTGGTTACTGGCTTCAAAATGCTCTTCAAAACGCCCTTCTTGAAGAAGGCATCGAAAAAGATGTGGCTTCAGTTGTGACACAAGTCGTTGTTGATAAAAATGACCAAGCTTTCGTTAACTTGAGCAAACCAATCGGCCCATTCTACTCCGAAGAAGAAGCAAAAGCAGAAGCTGAAAAATCAGGTGCAACTTTCAAAGAAGATGCTGGTCGTGGCTGGCGTAAAGTTGTTGCTTCACCAAAACCAGTGGATATCAAAGAAATCAATACTATCCGTACCTTATTCAATGCAGGCCAAGTAGTGGTTGCAGCCGGTGGTGGCGGTATTCCAGTTGTGAAAGAAGCTGATGGTAGCTTGACTGGTGTTGAAGCTGTTATCGATAAAGACTTTGCATCCCAACGTTTGGCTGAATTGGTAGAAGCAGACCTCTTCATCGTTTTGACAGGTGTGGACTATGTCTTTGTGAACTACAACAAACCAGATCAAGAAAAATTGGAACATGTCAATGTCGCTCAATTGGAAGAGTACATCAAACAAGACCAATTTGCTCCAGGAAGCATGCTTCCTAAAGTAGAAGCTGCGATCGCCTTTGTAAACGGTCGTCCAGAAGGAAAAGCAGTCATCACTTCACTTGA
Protein-coding sequences here:
- the argF gene encoding ornithine carbamoyltransferase, coding for MTTSVFQGRSFLAEKDFTRAELEYLIGLSAHLKDLKKRNIQHHYLAGKNIALLFEKTSTRTRAAFTTAAIDLGAHPEYLGANDIQLGKKESTEDTAKVLGRMFDGIEFRGFSQRMVEELAEFSGVPVWNGLTDEWHPTQMLADYLTVQENFGRLEGLTLVYCGDGRNNVANSLLVTGAILGVNVHIFSPKELFPEQEIVELAEGFAKESGAHILITEDADEAVKGADVLYTDVWVSMGEEDKFAERVALLKPYQVNMELVKKADNEDLIFLHCLPAFHDTNTVYGKDVAEKFGVKEMEVTDEVFRSKYARHFDQAENRMHTIKAVMAATLGNLYIPKV
- the arcC gene encoding carbamate kinase; translation: MSRKIVVALGGNAILSSDPSAKAQQEALVETAKHLVKLIKNGDDLIVTHGNGPQVGNLLLQHLAADSEKNPAFPLDSLVAMTEGSIGYWLQNALQNALLEEGIEKDVASVVTQVVVDKNDQAFVNLSKPIGPFYSEEEAKAEAEKSGATFKEDAGRGWRKVVASPKPVDIKEINTIRTLFNAGQVVVAAGGGGIPVVKEADGSLTGVEAVIDKDFASQRLAELVEADLFIVLTGVDYVFVNYNKPDQEKLEHVNVAQLEEYIKQDQFAPGSMLPKVEAAIAFVNGRPEGKAVITSLENLGALIESESGTIIVKD